In Citrus sinensis cultivar Valencia sweet orange chromosome 4, DVS_A1.0, whole genome shotgun sequence, one DNA window encodes the following:
- the LOC102629689 gene encoding transcription factor MYB124 isoform X3, translated as MQVPKKKIGSNEESKKKERHIVTWTQQEDDILREQISIHGTENWSIIASKFKDKTTRQCRRRWYTYLNSDFKKGGWSPEEDMLLCEAQKIFGNRWTEIAKVVSGRTDNAVKNRFSTLCKKRAKYEALAKENNNAYINPNNKRILFQNGFGTDGTPENAAPVKKVRRAHIPDLTENCNFENRSHRQSGTAANQHLRSPFTVLPQNFPSITHLPAKYHDAKEVSNDAAQNNKTQGTFLKKDDPKITALIQQAELLSSLAQKVNTESTEQSLENAWKVLQDFLNRSKENDILRCKISDIDLQLEDFKDLIEDLRSSNDESRSSWRHPDLFEDSPASSEYSTGSTLIPRPAGDTTDQIDAELSALHQAIGTELQSIDIAKQHCLVERDKGSADSKQGFFTSGGEDTNNDGAASTSSSTEFSSPLHVTPLFRSLAAGIPSPKFSESERNFLLRTLGIESPMTNPNPNPSQPPPCKRALLQSL; from the exons ATGCAAGTACCCAAGAAGAAGATTGGCTCCAATGAAGAAtccaagaagaaagaaagacatATTGTCACTTGGACTCAGCAG GAAGATGATATATTGCGTGAACAAATCAGTATACATGGAACTGAGAA TTGGTCAATTATTGCGTCCAAATTCAAGGATAAAACAACCAGACAGTGTAGAAGAAG ATGGTACACATACTTGAATTCAGATTTCAAGAAAGGGGGATGGTCGCCGGAGGAAGATATGCTATTATGTGAG GCTCAGAAGATATTTGGTAATAGATGGACAGAAATAGCTAAGGTGGTTTCAGGCAG AACGGATAATGCTGTCAAGAACAGATTCTCCACGTTGTGCAAGAAGAGAGCAAAATATGAAGCCTTAGCAAAAGAGAATAACAATGCATATATAAACCCAAACAACAAGAGAATTTTATTCCAAAATGGGTTCGGTACAGATGGGACTCCAGAAAATGCAGCACCTGTTAAGAAAGTGAG GAGGGCACACATCCCTGATCTCACAGAAAATTGCAACTTTGAGAACAGATCACATAGGCAATCTGGAACAGCTGCAAATCAGCATCTAAGATCTCCTTTTACTGTGTTGCCTCAGAACTTCCCCAGCATCACCCATTTGCCTGCCAAGTATCATGATGCTAAGGAGGTCTCAAATGATG CAGCTCAGAACAATAAAACTCAAGGAACATTTCTTAAGAAGGATGATCCAAAGATAACTGCTTTGATACAACAAGCAGAACTTCTCAGCTCACTTGCGCAGAAAGTTAATACAGAGAGCACAGAACAGAGTTTGGAAAATGCTTGgaag GTTCTCCAAGATTTCCTGAACCGAAgcaaagaaaatgatattctACGATGCAAAATCTCTGATATTGATTTGCAATTGGaagattttaaagatttgATAGAGGACTTGAGGAGTAGCAATGATGAAAGTAGATCATCTTGGAG GCATCCTGATCTGTTTGAGGACTCTCCAGCTAGTTCTGAATATAGTACTGGATCAACTCTGATCCCTCGTCCAGCTGGTGATACAACAGATCAAATTGATGCTGAGTTAAGTGCATTGCATCAGGCTATTGGGACAGAATTACAATCAATTGATATTGCTAAGCAACATTGCTTAGTGGAACGGGATAAAGGGAGTGCAGACTCAAAGCAAG GGTTTTTTACTTCTGGTGGTGAGGACACGAACAATGATGGAGCTGCCTCCACCTCATCAAGTACAGAGTTTAGTTCCCCACTCCACGTTACCCCGCTGTTCAGATCCTTAGCAGCAGGAATCCCCAGCCCAAAATTTTCAGAAAGT GAGCGGAATTTCTTATTAAGAACACTTGGCATTGAGTCTCCTATGACCAATCCAAATCCCAATCCTTCACAACCACCTCCCTGCAAAAGAGCCCTACTCCAAAGTCTATAA
- the LOC102629689 gene encoding transcription factor MYB124 isoform X4 — protein sequence MQVPKKKIGSNEESKKKERHIVTWTQQEDDILREQISIHGTENWSIIASKFKDKTTRQCRRRWYTYLNSDFKKGGWSPEEDMLLCEAQKIFGNRWTEIAKVVSGRTDNAVKNRFSTLCKKRAKYEALAKENNNAYINPNNKRILFQNGFGTDGTPENAAPVKKVRRAHIPDLTENCNFENRSHRQSGTAANQHLRSPFTVLPQNFPSITHLPAKYHDAKEVSNDAQNNKTQGTFLKKDDPKITALIQQAELLSSLAQKVNTESTEQSLENAWKVLQDFLNRSKENDILRCKISDIDLQLEDFKDLIEDLRSSNDESRSSWRHPDLFEDSPASSEYSTGSTLIPRPAGDTTDQIDAELSALHQAIGTELQSIDIAKQHCLVERDKGSADSKQGFFTSGGEDTNNDGAASTSSSTEFSSPLHVTPLFRSLAAGIPSPKFSESERNFLLRTLGIESPMTNPNPNPSQPPPCKRALLQSL from the exons ATGCAAGTACCCAAGAAGAAGATTGGCTCCAATGAAGAAtccaagaagaaagaaagacatATTGTCACTTGGACTCAGCAG GAAGATGATATATTGCGTGAACAAATCAGTATACATGGAACTGAGAA TTGGTCAATTATTGCGTCCAAATTCAAGGATAAAACAACCAGACAGTGTAGAAGAAG ATGGTACACATACTTGAATTCAGATTTCAAGAAAGGGGGATGGTCGCCGGAGGAAGATATGCTATTATGTGAG GCTCAGAAGATATTTGGTAATAGATGGACAGAAATAGCTAAGGTGGTTTCAGGCAG AACGGATAATGCTGTCAAGAACAGATTCTCCACGTTGTGCAAGAAGAGAGCAAAATATGAAGCCTTAGCAAAAGAGAATAACAATGCATATATAAACCCAAACAACAAGAGAATTTTATTCCAAAATGGGTTCGGTACAGATGGGACTCCAGAAAATGCAGCACCTGTTAAGAAAGTGAG GAGGGCACACATCCCTGATCTCACAGAAAATTGCAACTTTGAGAACAGATCACATAGGCAATCTGGAACAGCTGCAAATCAGCATCTAAGATCTCCTTTTACTGTGTTGCCTCAGAACTTCCCCAGCATCACCCATTTGCCTGCCAAGTATCATGATGCTAAGGAGGTCTCAAATGATG CTCAGAACAATAAAACTCAAGGAACATTTCTTAAGAAGGATGATCCAAAGATAACTGCTTTGATACAACAAGCAGAACTTCTCAGCTCACTTGCGCAGAAAGTTAATACAGAGAGCACAGAACAGAGTTTGGAAAATGCTTGgaag GTTCTCCAAGATTTCCTGAACCGAAgcaaagaaaatgatattctACGATGCAAAATCTCTGATATTGATTTGCAATTGGaagattttaaagatttgATAGAGGACTTGAGGAGTAGCAATGATGAAAGTAGATCATCTTGGAG GCATCCTGATCTGTTTGAGGACTCTCCAGCTAGTTCTGAATATAGTACTGGATCAACTCTGATCCCTCGTCCAGCTGGTGATACAACAGATCAAATTGATGCTGAGTTAAGTGCATTGCATCAGGCTATTGGGACAGAATTACAATCAATTGATATTGCTAAGCAACATTGCTTAGTGGAACGGGATAAAGGGAGTGCAGACTCAAAGCAAG GGTTTTTTACTTCTGGTGGTGAGGACACGAACAATGATGGAGCTGCCTCCACCTCATCAAGTACAGAGTTTAGTTCCCCACTCCACGTTACCCCGCTGTTCAGATCCTTAGCAGCAGGAATCCCCAGCCCAAAATTTTCAGAAAGT GAGCGGAATTTCTTATTAAGAACACTTGGCATTGAGTCTCCTATGACCAATCCAAATCCCAATCCTTCACAACCACCTCCCTGCAAAAGAGCCCTACTCCAAAGTCTATAA
- the LOC102629689 gene encoding transcription factor MYB124 isoform X1, whose protein sequence is MQVPKKKIGSNEESKKKERHIVTWTQQEDDILREQISIHGTENWSIIASKFKDKTTRQCRRRWYTYLNSDFKKGGWSPEEDMLLCEAQKIFGNRWTEIAKVVSGRTDNAVKNRFSTLCKKRAKYEALAKENNNAYINPNNKRILFQNGFGTDGTPENAAPVKKVRRAHIPDLTENCNFENRSHRQSGTAANQHLRSPFTVLPQNFPSITHLPAKYHDAKEVSNDGEPLLQGFWNSAQNNKTQGTFLKKDDPKITALIQQAELLSSLAQKVNTESTEQSLENAWKVLQDFLNRSKENDILRCKISDIDLQLEDFKDLIEDLRSSNDESRSSWRHPDLFEDSPASSEYSTGSTLIPRPAGDTTDQIDAELSALHQAIGTELQSIDIAKQHCLVERDKGSADSKQGFFTSGGEDTNNDGAASTSSSTEFSSPLHVTPLFRSLAAGIPSPKFSESERNFLLRTLGIESPMTNPNPNPSQPPPCKRALLQSL, encoded by the exons ATGCAAGTACCCAAGAAGAAGATTGGCTCCAATGAAGAAtccaagaagaaagaaagacatATTGTCACTTGGACTCAGCAG GAAGATGATATATTGCGTGAACAAATCAGTATACATGGAACTGAGAA TTGGTCAATTATTGCGTCCAAATTCAAGGATAAAACAACCAGACAGTGTAGAAGAAG ATGGTACACATACTTGAATTCAGATTTCAAGAAAGGGGGATGGTCGCCGGAGGAAGATATGCTATTATGTGAG GCTCAGAAGATATTTGGTAATAGATGGACAGAAATAGCTAAGGTGGTTTCAGGCAG AACGGATAATGCTGTCAAGAACAGATTCTCCACGTTGTGCAAGAAGAGAGCAAAATATGAAGCCTTAGCAAAAGAGAATAACAATGCATATATAAACCCAAACAACAAGAGAATTTTATTCCAAAATGGGTTCGGTACAGATGGGACTCCAGAAAATGCAGCACCTGTTAAGAAAGTGAG GAGGGCACACATCCCTGATCTCACAGAAAATTGCAACTTTGAGAACAGATCACATAGGCAATCTGGAACAGCTGCAAATCAGCATCTAAGATCTCCTTTTACTGTGTTGCCTCAGAACTTCCCCAGCATCACCCATTTGCCTGCCAAGTATCATGATGCTAAGGAGGTCTCAAATGATGGTGAGCCCCTGTTGCAAGGTTTCTGGAACT CAGCTCAGAACAATAAAACTCAAGGAACATTTCTTAAGAAGGATGATCCAAAGATAACTGCTTTGATACAACAAGCAGAACTTCTCAGCTCACTTGCGCAGAAAGTTAATACAGAGAGCACAGAACAGAGTTTGGAAAATGCTTGgaag GTTCTCCAAGATTTCCTGAACCGAAgcaaagaaaatgatattctACGATGCAAAATCTCTGATATTGATTTGCAATTGGaagattttaaagatttgATAGAGGACTTGAGGAGTAGCAATGATGAAAGTAGATCATCTTGGAG GCATCCTGATCTGTTTGAGGACTCTCCAGCTAGTTCTGAATATAGTACTGGATCAACTCTGATCCCTCGTCCAGCTGGTGATACAACAGATCAAATTGATGCTGAGTTAAGTGCATTGCATCAGGCTATTGGGACAGAATTACAATCAATTGATATTGCTAAGCAACATTGCTTAGTGGAACGGGATAAAGGGAGTGCAGACTCAAAGCAAG GGTTTTTTACTTCTGGTGGTGAGGACACGAACAATGATGGAGCTGCCTCCACCTCATCAAGTACAGAGTTTAGTTCCCCACTCCACGTTACCCCGCTGTTCAGATCCTTAGCAGCAGGAATCCCCAGCCCAAAATTTTCAGAAAGT GAGCGGAATTTCTTATTAAGAACACTTGGCATTGAGTCTCCTATGACCAATCCAAATCCCAATCCTTCACAACCACCTCCCTGCAAAAGAGCCCTACTCCAAAGTCTATAA
- the LOC102629689 gene encoding transcription factor MYB124 isoform X2, translating into MQVPKKKIGSNEESKKKERHIVTWTQQEDDILREQISIHGTENWSIIASKFKDKTTRQCRRRWYTYLNSDFKKGGWSPEEDMLLCEAQKIFGNRWTEIAKVVSGRTDNAVKNRFSTLCKKRAKYEALAKENNNAYINPNNKRILFQNGFGTDGTPENAAPVKKVRRAHIPDLTENCNFENRSHRQSGTAANQHLRSPFTVLPQNFPSITHLPAKYHDAKEVSNDGEPLLQGFWNSQNNKTQGTFLKKDDPKITALIQQAELLSSLAQKVNTESTEQSLENAWKVLQDFLNRSKENDILRCKISDIDLQLEDFKDLIEDLRSSNDESRSSWRHPDLFEDSPASSEYSTGSTLIPRPAGDTTDQIDAELSALHQAIGTELQSIDIAKQHCLVERDKGSADSKQGFFTSGGEDTNNDGAASTSSSTEFSSPLHVTPLFRSLAAGIPSPKFSESERNFLLRTLGIESPMTNPNPNPSQPPPCKRALLQSL; encoded by the exons ATGCAAGTACCCAAGAAGAAGATTGGCTCCAATGAAGAAtccaagaagaaagaaagacatATTGTCACTTGGACTCAGCAG GAAGATGATATATTGCGTGAACAAATCAGTATACATGGAACTGAGAA TTGGTCAATTATTGCGTCCAAATTCAAGGATAAAACAACCAGACAGTGTAGAAGAAG ATGGTACACATACTTGAATTCAGATTTCAAGAAAGGGGGATGGTCGCCGGAGGAAGATATGCTATTATGTGAG GCTCAGAAGATATTTGGTAATAGATGGACAGAAATAGCTAAGGTGGTTTCAGGCAG AACGGATAATGCTGTCAAGAACAGATTCTCCACGTTGTGCAAGAAGAGAGCAAAATATGAAGCCTTAGCAAAAGAGAATAACAATGCATATATAAACCCAAACAACAAGAGAATTTTATTCCAAAATGGGTTCGGTACAGATGGGACTCCAGAAAATGCAGCACCTGTTAAGAAAGTGAG GAGGGCACACATCCCTGATCTCACAGAAAATTGCAACTTTGAGAACAGATCACATAGGCAATCTGGAACAGCTGCAAATCAGCATCTAAGATCTCCTTTTACTGTGTTGCCTCAGAACTTCCCCAGCATCACCCATTTGCCTGCCAAGTATCATGATGCTAAGGAGGTCTCAAATGATGGTGAGCCCCTGTTGCAAGGTTTCTGGAACT CTCAGAACAATAAAACTCAAGGAACATTTCTTAAGAAGGATGATCCAAAGATAACTGCTTTGATACAACAAGCAGAACTTCTCAGCTCACTTGCGCAGAAAGTTAATACAGAGAGCACAGAACAGAGTTTGGAAAATGCTTGgaag GTTCTCCAAGATTTCCTGAACCGAAgcaaagaaaatgatattctACGATGCAAAATCTCTGATATTGATTTGCAATTGGaagattttaaagatttgATAGAGGACTTGAGGAGTAGCAATGATGAAAGTAGATCATCTTGGAG GCATCCTGATCTGTTTGAGGACTCTCCAGCTAGTTCTGAATATAGTACTGGATCAACTCTGATCCCTCGTCCAGCTGGTGATACAACAGATCAAATTGATGCTGAGTTAAGTGCATTGCATCAGGCTATTGGGACAGAATTACAATCAATTGATATTGCTAAGCAACATTGCTTAGTGGAACGGGATAAAGGGAGTGCAGACTCAAAGCAAG GGTTTTTTACTTCTGGTGGTGAGGACACGAACAATGATGGAGCTGCCTCCACCTCATCAAGTACAGAGTTTAGTTCCCCACTCCACGTTACCCCGCTGTTCAGATCCTTAGCAGCAGGAATCCCCAGCCCAAAATTTTCAGAAAGT GAGCGGAATTTCTTATTAAGAACACTTGGCATTGAGTCTCCTATGACCAATCCAAATCCCAATCCTTCACAACCACCTCCCTGCAAAAGAGCCCTACTCCAAAGTCTATAA